TGAtaagattttaaattttgaatagtTTCCAAAGATGATTTTGAGTCACTGTAAATGTTTATCTGCTTATCTTTACATTTGATAGCAACATCGGTGGCTCGGTACAGCGCATACATTTCGGCCTGGTATACTGAGCAGTACGATTCCAAGAGGAATTTCTTTTTTCCGGTTTCTATACCATCTCTCCAGTACACCAGAGCTGCGCCGACCTTGCCGCCGATCTTGCTACCATCCGTGAATATTTGCAGCCCTTCCCGGTCGCTCTTCCCAACAGAGGGATCCGATATGTCCTCTAGTTTAGCGTAGTTAATGCCTATCTCTTGCGCAGGGTGGAGAGCATCCAAAAAACACTTCTTTGTCTCTACCAATCTGTCTCCTAACACATCTTGTTGTTTTCCTCTCTTTGCTCTATACAGTCTTGCTGCTTCTTGCACCCTTAGATCTAGAGGAAGTAGCCTGGCCAGGGCTAGAGCCGCGGGAAGTGACACTGTTCTatatgattttatgattttttgagCGAACCCTCTTTGCACGGCATTGAGGTGCTTCTGAATGGTCAGCTTCTGCGCGGCTGTAGCCCAGACGCTTGCTGCATAGAGCACTATGGGCTCTATTACCGAGACGTAGATCGTCCTGATGATCTCCGATCTCAGTCCCCAGTTTATTTTGGCTGATCTAGACAGAGGCTTGTAAATATTTAGCACTTTTGTGCAAATATATTTAACATGGCTGTTAAATGTCAACTTTCTGTCTATGATCAGCCCTAggatttttatttgttcttcCAGGCCAATCATTGCACCCGCCATGTGTATGCGTGGGGtgtcatattttaatttcttagttATGACCATTGCGCTGGTTTCGTGCGgtgcaaattttaatttgttttgcactCCCCACTCATACACATAGTCCAGGACCCGATCAGCCTGCTCTTCTATTTTTGGGACTGAGTGTCCGGAGAACACCAGAACGACATCGTCGGCGAACGCCTGGCAATATACGCCTCTCTCTTCGATTCCGTTGATCAAAGGATCCAGGAGTGCATTCCAGAAAGTGGGCCCCCCTATGGACCCTTGCACACACCCTTTTGTTGTTTCTGTAGTGCACTCCTGGTCAGCGTATCGCACGCTCACCCTCCTGCCTTGAAAATAACTAGTGACAAGTTTTCGTATGTTATGTGGGCAGCCTTGCTCCGCGAGCCGACATTTGATGGCGGGCCACCATGCGCTATCGAAGGCTCCCTCTATGTCCAACGAGACCACAACATTGATCAATTTGTTTACCAAGTTTTCACGAATGTGCTGCACGAGGTCATAGAGGGAGTCCTCTGTGCTGCGCTGAGGTGTGAAGCCGTACTGCCTGGGGTTCGCTTTCGGTAACAAGTGCCATCGGATTCTCCGTACCATCATCTTCTCCAAAATCTTGCCGAATATGGATAGTAGCCCTATCGGTCGATACGACTTGACATGATTGTAATCGGATTTTCCCGGTTTCCGTAGGACCACTATGACGGCTAGCTTCCAAGATGTTGGAAAGTGATATAATTCGAGGCACTTGTTCAGTATCGCGAGGAACACCTCCGTGTTGGACAGTATGGCTTCAGCGCAGATGTCAGCAGTGAACCCGTCCGGCCCGGGGGCTTTCTTGGGATTGAAGGTGTTCGTTACGTATACGAGTTCCTCTCTCGTGAACGGTGGATCCTGTATATCGTCTTGCAGCAATTTGTcagaattttttgatttatttctaGTTTCCGAATGTTCTATACTATCTTCTGTTTCTAAGTCTTGTGGGAAAAATGTTGCTGCTAGTAATTTTGCCGAATTTTCTGGACTTAGAACAATTCCATCGTTCACGAGCGGTTTGTCTTCGTATCTGCCAGACGTCCTTCTTATAACGCGGTATATCCCGTCCCACAAGCTTTCTCGATCTTGGGTGCGGCAAAACTCTTTCCAACTTCTAATCTGTGCTTTTGCAGCTTCTTCTTCATACTTTTCCTTTGACTCGAGGTAGTCGTTTACGACTTTCTGTTTACGTTGGGGTGCGGCGCAGCGTATTCTGCGCTTCTTTGTAGTCATATCTTTTTTCAATTTCTCCAAGTCGGCGTTCCACCAAGGTAAGtgcacttttttattatttttatttattaatggtaCTGCTTTTTTGCATGATATTTTAACACAGTCTATAAATTTGTCTACTATTTCTTCTagattttcttttgttttaatttcgtTAATTTCCGTAGTTGACATTTTATTGCTATTTAGTTCATTTTGTAACTCTTGTTTAAATCTTTTCCAATTAGCCTTTTTGGTGTTATATATTCTTGTGGATTTTGTCAAACGCTTTTCTGTGGGTTTCTTAAGTTTTACTGTAAAAGTTATGGCATTGTGATCCGAACTGGTCATCCCTTCGTCTACCTTCCACTCCTCAACTAGCCCTAGGAGCTCCTGGCTGCAAACGGTAATGTCCACGTTGCTCTTGTATTCCCTACCGTTTCTGATCGTATAAAAAGTAGGAGTCCTTCCCTCATTCAAGACGTGTAGATTCGTCTCCAAGAGTACTCCGAGCACTTCCCTTCCTCGGTGGTCCTCTGAGTCACTGCCCCACCATGGACTCCATGAATTAAAGTCCCCCCCTATTAgaatgtattttgtttttagattttccacAATAGTTTTGAGTTGTAATAAGTATGAGTCTAGGGGCTGGCTGTCCTCGAAGTACACGGAGACGATTCCGAATTCCCAGTTATTCGATTTGAGGATCGCAACGGCTATATTCTCTGTGGTGGCTGTAGGGCATTCGACGATCTGCATGTCGTTATCAAATATTACAATTGCAGCCTTAACGGGTTTTGTCCGATTCTGCGATCGCTGAACTACCCTAAAGCCACCACTTTGCGCGATTTCTCCTTTCGCACCCACATAGGGTTCCTGAACGAGGGCCAGACTAATCCCACCCTTTTGTGCCTCCAGGAACATTTCTTTTAGGGCCAGCTGCTTTCTTTGGAGGTTAGCTTGGATGAATTTATACCCTTCGCTTGTTTCGCCCGAGGAGCCTTTAGCAATAGGCCACCCTCGCCCTTGCCAGAGCATCCCATTTCTTTCTTATCGGACAGCTTTCGTCGAAGCCATTGTGGTCCGCTCGATCTTGCTTGGCACTCTGGCAATTGCGACAGGTGGGCTTGTCTCCAGCCTTCCACAGTTCGCATTCGCTGCGCAGGTGTGGGCCCGCGCAGTGGCTGCAGGTGTCTACGGACTCTTTGCAGTTCTTTCGCCCGTGACCATACCCGAGACACCTGGAGCACTGCGTCAGTGGAGACTGGTCTTTTACGACCACACGCTGAAGGTCGATGTGCACCCTCCCGGTGGTCGTAAGCCGCTGCCAAACCGTCGGCGACACCTGCAGGACAACGTGGTTTTCGAGCGAATTCCTTGCTCTCCTTCGGTACCTCACGCTTGCCCTATATTCGCCGTCCGGTATCGTCCCCAGCACGTTCCCATTTTGCCGCTTTAGGGCACCCAGTATATCTTCATCGGTATTAATGCTAAGGACGTTTAGCAGAATGACAAGCGGATCCCTATTTTCCACCTCCTGAGTCAGGAGTGTTGGGCTGCCAGTCTTCAATTTCTCTACTACTCTGGCGAGCTCgtctcgcgactggcagcccagcacTACCTTTTGATCTCTGGCTTTTCTCAACCTGTCCACTCGCACGCCGGATGTCTTTGCGTTCACGGCAGTTCTTATTTTGTCGATTATGTCTTCGCTTTTGTCGTGAGCGTCGACCGAAGACACCACCATCGAGTGGAAAGATTGAGGCAGCGAGGAGGTGGCTCCAGCGGGCTTGACGGTCGCCGCCATTGCCGCGTACGTAATGCCGTCAGTAACTGTGTTCAtcttttctatatttttatcaattttttgtACGTGGTCCCTGACGACCCCGATGTCGGCCCTGGCCGCGACCACCAATTCTCGCTGCTGCTGTAGCTCCTCCATGACCTCCCTCGCAAAGTCCGCCGCCGTTGCTGTAACGGTCTGGGTGACGGGAGGCGGTGTCCCTCCGTTGAGCCGCAACACGATCGTGTAGAGGCTCGAGAGGCATTCGATGACCGTCTCCTTTATTGTTGACTTTATGTTCCCAGACTGCTCCAGTTGAAGTTTGGCCTCCTGGAAGAGCCGGTTCGCAGTGGTCGCCAGCTCTCCGAGGGGGCCCTCCGCGGCCGACTTCACCAGGAAGGGCATTTCGGTTGACGGGGGCTTAATTGGGGGTTTCTTTTTAGACTCTGGGTCCATGTGCTTTACAGAGGTGCTCCCTGTATTGGGAGGTTTGCTTGTTGCACTCGATAGTGTTGGCGCCATTGGAGAGAGATTTATTTTAGTCTTAATCTAATTTGAAGAAGTTGGAGGTGTAAGGGGCCTCCAACTGTCAATAGCCTTAAATAACCTTAACCTAACCTTATGGTCAAATCACTAAGTGGTGTATAGGGCCAGAACTAAACTAGTAGGCAGTGTATAGCTGCCAAGGTCTGATTTACTTAAAACTAATgttaacaattttgaaaaagttgGAGGTGTAAGGAGCCTCCAACTGTCAATAACCTTAGCCTAACCTTTACAGTCAAATCACTAAGTGGTGTATAAGGCCTGTGATGAGAATTGAACTATTAAGCAGTGTATAGCTGCCAAAGTCTATATtccttaaattaatttaaattttttattttctagtaTGGGCAGTGTAAAGTCTGCCCGGTCGAGTATACTTAACTAATTAAAGATAGATTCACTGTCTAGCTTGAGCAGTGTAAAATCTGCTCAGTCAGGAAAAACcacttaaataatttaataagaatCAAATTTAATGTCAATTTCTTGTGATTCCTAAGTCGGTGTATTAGTGTAGAGAGCTGTGAGTAGATAAAATGGGCCCTCTGTACTGCCAGACACGAGACTGCAAAATCAGAATTTCGAATTTCCCAGTCCCAAATTCCGCGGCTCTCACGTCGGTACTGCTGGTTACCACCTCAGTAACTAGGATAGAGTGGGTGGGGGGGcctttttccgcgttttccgcgcgaaaattgtcggaaaagcggtcaggcgcacggtcctcacgcgcgggcaccgtccgagtcggaaaagaccggaaaactacgaaaatttggggtataaattttgccgaaaaattttgtaagtgaaaattttttgaaaattttaattttggattttctttcgcaggacgctggggccggtggaaagcaacgccctgagagattttcacgtgaaaattcgaagaaccgggacaacgacgcaggatttatgcagtttctttaagcaaatctatgaattttgtatgagaaattccacttagctatatcagctcggtacagatgtctatgctgtgatcggcgcacgattttccgcgttttccgcgcgaaaattgtcggaaaagcggtcaggcgcacggtcctcacgcgcgggcaccgtccgagtcggaaaagaccggaaaactacgaaattttggggtataaattttgccgaaaaattttgtaagtgaaaattttttgaaaattttaattttggattttctttcgcaggacgctggggccggtggaaagcaacgccctgagagattttcacgtgaaaattcgaagaaccgggacaacgacgcaggatttatgcagtttctttaagcaaatctatgaatgggttaggttaggttaggttaggttaggttaggttaggttaggttaggttaggttaggttaggttaggttaggttaggttaggttaggttaggttaggttaggttaggttaggttaggttaggttaggttaggttaggttaggttaggttaggttaggttaggttaggttaggttaggttaggttaggttaggttaggttaggttaggttaggttaggttaggttttttttttttttttttttttttttttttttataatcataGATTGCTCTATTTTACCTCTGACGTGGAGATCAGAGTCTTTGGTATTacgtttgaattatttttaaatgaaataaaatctaagattttatttccatttatatatttaatattttatgtttaatatttattttatatattatttctattgttgGTCTTTTTACTTCATGTTATTATAACATGAAGTAAAGAGCCTTTGCTTGTAAAAAagaaggtacatatataattattgttatattttattttatatatttgttaaGGTACTGGCCACAATAAcagtattgtggctaatttatagtatatttattttgtttatatttattatttgtatttttattttatatatgtgctatatgttttatagcacatatataaataacttgattatttgttttgtcttattattttttctgctatgtatttacaaaattttaaaaatatatctcttTTGTCTTTATTctccaaaaatttatttattgttcctaGTGTAATATTGTCATCTAAAAGTATTTCGGTTTCAAAGCGTATTTTTGCGAATCTCGGGCAATCCAGCAGCAAATGAAGTATATCTTCATTCACCTCTGGATCGCACTGGCACGATGGACTCGCCTTGCACTTGAATTTGTGCAAGTAGTATGCGAATCCACCGTGTCCCGATAGAACTTGTGTTGTGGTCGAGTCCAGTTTTATCGTCCGTATGATTTTGTAGGCGTTCCTGACGTCTGGCAGAAAAGCTTTTGTTGTGTTGGCGGTGTCGCCTTCACTATATCTCTTCTGCCAGACGTCAAGGGTAGCTTGTCTGATTTGTCTTTTAACATACGAAACGGGGCAGGCGTCGTAATCCGCTTTGCTCTTTTTGTGGAGAGCTGCCTGTTTGGCCAGCTCGTCAGCGCGTTCGTTGCCCTCGATGCCCACGTGAGCTTTTAtccaatacagtcgtatttccttGCCTTGTTGGCGGAGGTTTGCTATTTGCTTCCTTATTGCAAAGGCCAAGGGGTGAAATGACCTGTGGTTTCTCAGCAAGTCCAGTGACGACCTGGAGTCGCTGAGAATGCACACCTCATCGTCCTTCCCCTTGGAGAATTTTTCAATTGCCCTTCGGAGAGCAAATAACTCCGCTTGAAACACGGTACAGTAAGGCTCGAGTCTCAGCTTCATGGAAGCCGTCTCCTTTCCATCTTTCCATATTGAAATGGCCGCTCCGACTTTGTCCTCAATCTTACTCCCGTCGGTAAAAATGAGAGTGCCTTGCAGGTTGTGTGCCTCGACGGTTTCAGGTTGAAGATCTTCAAGGTTGGAATAATCGACGGCAATGGTTTCCGCTGGATGCTCGGCCTCCAGGAAGCTGATTCTTTCCTCTAATTTCCTGTCTTCAGGTAGGCATCGAAGGGGACGACCGCGCTTCGCTTCGTACAGTTGAGCGTGCTCAGAGATTCGCAAGTCCAAAGGAATCAGTCCGGCCAGAACTAGCGCCGCGTGCAGTGATACCGTCCTATAGGACTTGCAAATCTTTTGAGCGAAGCCTCGTTGTATTGTGTTAAGTTGCTTTTGGACAGTTATCTTCTCGGCAGCTTTGGCCCAAACGCTAGCAGCATACATAACAATTGGCTCGATGACGGCCACGTAAATCGTTCTTATGACTTCCGGGTTTAATCCCCACGTAGTCCTGGCCGTTCGGGCCAattgtttgtaaatatttaaagcttTGACTGCAGTGTTTGCTACGTGTTTATTAAAGGTTAGTTTCTCGTCTATTGTTAGGCCTAGTATTTTGATTTCTTTAGTGAGTAAGATTTCTGTGCCGTTCATCTTTAAATTTGGTGTTTGGTATTTAAGTTTCTTCGTCAGGATCATGGCATGGGTTTTTTGCGctgcaaattttaatttgttttctgCACCCCAAGCGTTTATAAGGTCCAAGGTTTCGTTTGCCTTATTTTGGATGCTTTGCGAGTCCTTCCCGGAAAACACAAGAACGACGTCGTCCGCGAAGGCCTGGCAGTATACCCCTTTTTTGTCCAGATCATTGAGTAGAGGGTTCAACAGGAGGTTCCAAAAGATGGGTCCCCCTATCGAACCCTGCACGCAGCCCTTTGTTGTCGGTTTTATAACCGTTTTGCCCGCGTAGGTCACTTGGACCTGCCTGTTTTCGAAATAACTGTTTATCAGGCGTTTTAAGTTTTTGGGGCAGTTCATTTTATGAAGCTGATCCTTAATGGCCGGCCACCAGGCGCTGTCAAAGGCGCCCTCTATGTCTAGTGAAACCAGGGTAACAATGTTCTTGTTGTTTATCTGTTCCCTTATATGGTTCACCAGATCACAGAGAGCGTCCTCCGTGCTGCGCTGGGGGACGAAGCCATATTGCCTGGTGTTTAATTTTGGCAAGATGTGATATTTTAGCCTACTTATAAGCATCTTTTCCAGTATTTTGCCGAAGATTGACAAGAGCCCTATTGGTCTGTAAGATTTGGGATGGTTGTAGTCTGTTTTGCCCGGCTTTCTTAATACGACAATCGTGGCCACCTTCCAAAGACTCGGGAACAGAGACAACTCCAAACATTTATTCGCTATACTCAGGAAAAGCCCCGGGTCGTGGTTTATGGCGGCGGTGCAGATATCTGCCGTGAGCCCGTCCGAACCCGGAGCCTTTTTTGGGTTGAAGCTATTTACTGCGTGCTGTAGTTCAGTTTCGGTAAAGTAAGGATCGTCTATGCCCCCGTCGTTTTGGATGGATGTGCGCCCTCTGATTTCGGTGTGTTTCGGGGTGTCTTCCAGGACGTTGTCATCGGGGAAGAAGGTCGATGTTATGTATTCGGCAGAGTCTGCGGGACTGAGTGCGACTCCGTCTTTAACCATGGGCTTGTCGTCCGTTCTCCTTtgtgtagatcttataactctATACACTCCGTCCCACAGACTCTCCCGATCCTGTTTGGTGCAGAACTGCTTCCAGCTGGTGGTTTGTGCGTGCTTTGCTTCCTCTTCgtatatttgttttgtttctaCGTAATCTTTTACAACATGTGCACGACGGGAGGGAGCAGCGCATCTGATTCTCCTTTTTTTTGTAGTTACTTCTCTTTTCAGGAGTTCAAGTTTAGCAGTCCACCATGGTAACTTAAAATGGTCTTTAGGTTTTAGTTTTGGGATGGACCTATTGCATGCATTTATGACATTTTCTACGTATTTACCAACTAATTCGTCTAAGtcctttttatttaatatttgtcTCACTTTGGTCTTATCTATGTCTGTCTCTTTTAATTGTTTATCGAGTTCTTTCTTAAAGATGGTCCATTTCGCTTTATTGGTAAAGTATTGTCTTGTAGTTAAAGTTTTGTTGTGTGTAGTTGGTTTTTCTAattgtaaattgaatttaattgtATTGTGGTCAGAGCTGGTGAAGCCCTGATCCACAGTCCAACCGTCGACTTTACCCAGAAGGTCGACACTGCACGTTGTAATGTCGACCCTGCTgctatatattttgttgttcctgACAGTTAAGAATGTGGGCTCGCTCCCGTCGTTCAATATTTGCAGGTCAAGCTCGTCTAAGAAAGAAGCCAGCTCTGCTCCCCTATGGTTCTCTTCCGAGCTACCCCACCAGGTGCTCCAGGCGTTGACGTCTCCGCCAAAGATAATGTTACTTGACCCTTTTTTGGTGATTATCTTGCGTAAGTGCTCCAAGTAAGGTTCGAGGGGTTGGTCTTCTTCGAGGTAGGCCGATATAAGGTTAACTACACGATCTTTGGTCTTGATGGCAACGTAGGCGATGTTTTCTGTCGTCAGGAATGGGTCTTCGTGGATTTCCCAGTTCTGGTTATGCACCAAGATCGCTGCCTTTACCGGCTTACCTCGATCTTTTGTTTTTTGAATAACTCTAGTTCCTGAATACTGGCCCACTATCCCCTCGGCCCCCACATAGGGTTCTTGTATTAGGGAGACGTCAACCCCACTGTCTCTGGCTCCTTTCAGCAGCTCCTGGGTAGCTAGCTTCTTCCTTTGCAGGTTCGCCTGTATTACCGTTATCCCATTGACCACTTTAGCAGTATGAGACACTAGAGCGAGCTATAGTGTCCCATTTTTTCCTGATGGGGCACTCTAGATCGAATGCGCTGTGTTCCGTCCTCTCCAGCTTCGCTATGTGGCAGTTTCTGCAACAGGCCACGTCGCCGACGGTCCACGAGGGGCAGGTCGAACGGAGGTGCGGCCCAGCACAGTGACTGCACCTGTCCTCTGCTTCTTTGCACAGGCGGCGGCTGTGGCCGAAGCCGAGGCACCGCGTGCACTGGACCAGAGGAGACTGGTCGAGGACGAAGCACCGCTGGAGGTCTATGTGCACCCTTCCCTGACTTGTCAATCTCTGCCATACTTTGGGTGATACTTGCATCACCATGTGACACTCGTGGGGATTCCTGGCAGGCCTGCGGTATTTCGGGACTACCCGGTACTCGCTATCGGGAATGCCCACGAGCGCATCTGCATTCTGGGTTTTTATTGAGGCTACCACCTCGTCGTCGGTGTTGTACGACAGCATGTTCTTGATGACGATAAGAGGGTCCTTGTTTTTAGCCTCGTTAATCTGTAGGCAGTCATCCACTTTCAGCTTGTCGGTCAAGCGGGTTAGTGAGTCTTTGGATTCGCAGCTTATTACTACCTTTTGGTTTCTGGCTTTGCGGATCCTTTCCACCCTGACTCCACTAgctctcgcgtctgcggcaccTCGGATTCTCTTGAGTACATCGTCGCTCGTGTCTTTCTCGTCCTTCGAGGATACGATAATCGAGTGATTTGGGTTAGGTATTGACTTAGGCTTCGGGCCCGCTGCAACCTCGGCGTATGTCACACTTCTCCTACTCTCTTCGACAACAGCCGCTAGCTGGCTGCTGGCTTCATTGAGCCGTTTGGTAATTTCCATGGCCAGAGGGAGCGGCTGCTGTTGACTGGTCTTGGAGAGTGCATCCAGTACGTCGAAGTTCACGATCTGACGCAGTGATTTTACCTCGCTTAGCACCTCCGCGATAGGGGCTCTTATGTCCACTGCTTTGACGCCCTCCACGAGCTCTTCCAGTCGTGCGGTCTGCTGTTTTTCTAGGCTCAATGCCTGAGACGTCGCCTGGGAGCGGGCCCGCTCCAGCTGCAACTGCAGAGTCTGTCGGGACTCACTGAGCCGCAGAACTATTTCATATAGTCCTGCGAGGTTCTCCAGAACCTTCTCCTTGATGGAGGTTTTTAGATTCCCCGACTGTTCCATTTGTTCCTTCGCTTCCTGAAGAAGGCGGTTCGCTGCAGCTGGAAGGGTCGAAAGAGCGGCCTGTGTAGGCTCGCCAGACGACGCCCTACTAGACACACTCGGGGTCGGTGACGACTGGCTGGAGGCCTTTGATGCGGGGGCTTCGCCACCTGAAGGCTTGGGGGCTTCGCTGCCCGAAGGCTTAGGGTCTTCGGCGCTAACCGAGCGAAGAAGCACTTTCCTTCCTAAGGGCACGgttttctttgattttgcgcCTGGCGCGTTGCCCGACATGGCGTCTGAGATATAAAAATCAGATTTAATGTGAGTTTTTAGTGATTCCTAAGTCGGTGTTTTAGTGTAGAGAGCCGTGAGTAAATAAAATGGGCCCTCTGTACTGCCAGACACAGGACTGCAAAATCAGAATTTCGAATTTCCCAGTCCCAAATTCCGCGGCTCTCACGTCGGTACTGCTGGTTACCACCTCAGTAACTAAGATAGGGTGGGTGGGGgattaattttggattttctttcgcaggacgctggggccggtggaaagcaacgccctgagagattttcacgtgaaaattcgaagaaccgggacaacgacgcaggatttatgcagtttctttaagcaaatctatgaattttgtatgagaaattccacttagctatatcagctcggtacagatgtctatgctgtgatcggcgcacgattttccgcgttttccgcgcgaaaattgtcggaaaagcggtcaggcgcacggtcctcacgcgcgggcaccgtccgagtcggaaaagaccggaaaactacgaaaatttggggtataaattttgccgaaaaattttgtaagtgaaaattttttgaaaattttaattttggattttctttcgcaggacgctggggccggtggaaagcaacgccctgagagattttcacgtgaaaattcgaagaaccgggacaacgacgcaggatttatgcagtttctttaagcaaatctatgaattttgtatgagaaattccacttagctatatcagctcggtacagatgtctatgctgtgatcggcgcacgattttccgcgttttccgcgcgaaaattgtcggaaaagcggtcaggcgcacggtcctcacgcgcgggcaccgtccgagtcggaaaagaccggaaaactacgaaaatttggggtataattttgccgaaaaattttgtaagtgaaaattttttgaaaattttaattttggattttctttcgcaggacgctggggccggtggaaagcaacgccctgagagattttcacgtgaaaattcgaagaaccgggacaacgacgcaggatttatgcagtttctttaagcaaatctatgaattttgtatgagaaattccacttagctatatcagctcggtacagatgtctatgctgtgatcggcgcacgattttccgcgttttccgcgcgaaaattgtcggaaaagcggtcaggcgcacggtcctcacgcgcgggcaccgtccgagtcggaaaagaccggaaaactacgaaaatttggggtataaattttgccgaaaaattttgtaagtgaaaattttttgaaaattttaattttggattttctttcgcaggacgctggggccggtggaaagcaacgccctgagagattttcacgtgaaaattcgaagaaccgggacaacgacgcaggatttatgcagtttctttaagcaaatctatgaatttgtatgagaaattccacttagctatatcagctcggtacagatgtctatgctgtgatcggcgcacgattttccgcgttttccgcgcgaaaattgtcggaaaagcggtcaggcgcacgtgcctcacgcgcgggcaccgtccgagtcggaaaagaccggaaaactacgaaaatttggggtataaattttgccgaaaaattttgtaagtgaaaattttttgaaaattttaattttggattttctttcgcaggacgctggggccggtggaaagcaacgccctgagagattttcacgtgaaaattcgaagaaccgggacaacgacgcaggatttatgcagtttctttaagcaaatctatgaattttgtatgagaaattccacttagctatatcagctcggtacagatgtctatgctgtgatcggcgcacgattttccgcgttttccgcgcgaaaattgtcggaaaagcggtcaggcgcacggtcctcacgcgcgggcaccgtccgagtcggaaaagaccggaaaactacgaaaatttggggtataaattttgccgaaaaattttgtaagtgaaaatttttgaaaattttaattttggattttctttcgcaggacgctggggccggtggaaagcaacgccctgagagattttcacgtgaaaattcgaagaaccgggacaacgacgcaggatttatgcagtttctttaagcaaatctatgaattttgtatgagaaattccacttagctatatcagctcggtacagatgtctatgctgtgatcggcgcacgattttccgcgttttccgcgcgaaaattgtcggaaaagc
This sequence is a window from Maniola hyperantus unplaced genomic scaffold, iAphHyp1.2, whole genome shotgun sequence. Protein-coding genes within it:
- the LOC138404651 gene encoding uncharacterized protein, whose amino-acid sequence is MSGNAPGAKSKKTVPLGRKVLLRSVSAEDPKPSGSEAPKPSGGEAPASKASSQSSPTPSVSSRASSGEPTQAALSTLPAAANRLLQEAKEQMEQSGNLKTSIKEKVLENLAGLYEIVLRLSESRQTLQLQLERARSQATSQALSLEKQQTARLEELVEGVKAVDIRAPIAEVLSEVKSLRQIVNFDVLDALSKTSQQQPLPLAMEITKRLNEASSQLAAVVEESRRSVTYAEVAAGPKPKSIPNPNHSIIVSSKDEKDTSDDVLKRIRGAADARASGVRVERIRKARNQKVVISCESKDSLTRLTDKLKVDDCLQINEAKNKDPLIVIKNMLSYNTDDEVVASIKTQNADALVGIPDSEYRVVPKYRRPARNPHECHMVMQVSPKVWQRLTSQGRVHIDLQRCFVLDQSPLVQCTRCLGFGHSRRLCKEAEDRCSHCAGPHLRSTCPSWTVGDVACCRNCHIAKLERTEHSAFDLECPIRKKWDTIARSSANLQRKKLATQELLKGARDSGVDVSLIQEPYVGAEGIVGQYSGTRVIQKTKDRGKPVKAAILVHNQNWEIHEDPFLTTENIAYVAIKTKDRVVNLISAYLEEDQPLEPYLEHLRKIITKKGSSNIIFGGDVNAWSTWWGSSEENHRGAELASFLDELDLQILNDGSEPTFLTVRNNKIYSSRVDITTCSVDLLGKVDGWTVDQGFTSSDHNTIKFNLQLEKPTTHNKTLTTRQYFTNKAKWTIFKKELDKQLKETDIDKTKVRQILNKKDLDELVGKYVENVINACNRSIPKLKPKDHFKLPWWTAKLELLKREVTTKKRRIRCAAPSRRAHVVKDYVETKQIYEEEAKHAQTTSWKQFCTKQDRESLWDGVYRVIRSTQRRTDDKPMVKDGVALSPADSAEYITSTFFPDDNVLEDTPKHTEIRGRTSIQNDGGIDDPYFTETELQHAVNSFNPKKAPGSDGLTADICTAAINHDPGLFLSIANKCLELSLFPSLWKVATIVVLRKPGKTDYNHPKSYRPIGLLSIFGKILEKMLISRLKYHILPKLNTRQYGFVPQRSTEDALCDLVNHIREQINNKNIVTLVSLDIEGAFDSAWWPAIKDQLHKMNCPKNLKRLINSYFENRQVQVTYAGKTVIKPTTKGCVQGSIGGPIFWNLLLNPLLNDLDKKGVYCQAFADDVVLVFSGKDSQSIQNKANETLDLINAWGAENKLKFAAQKTHAMILTKKLKYQTPNLKMNGTEILLTKEIKILGLTIDEKLTFNKHVANTAVKALNIYKQLARTARTTWGLNPEVIRTIYVAVIEPIVMYAASVWAKAAEKITVQKQLNTIQRGFAQKICKSYRTVSLHAALVLAGLIPLDLRISEHAQLYEAKRGRPLRCLPEDRKLEERISFLEAEHPAETIAVDYSNLEDLQPETVEAHNLQGTLIFTDGSKIEDKVGAAISIWKDGKETASMKLRLEPYCTVFQAELFALRRAIEKFSKGKDDEVCILSDSRSSLDLLRNHRSFHPLAFAIRKQIANLRQQGKEIRLYWIKAHVGIEGNERADELAKQAALHKKSKADYDACPVSYVKRQIRQATLDVWQKRYSEGDTANTTKAFLPDVRNAYKIIRTIKLDSTTTQVLSGHGGFAYYLHKFKCKASPSCQCDPEVNEDILHLLLDCPRFAKIRFETEILLDDNITLGTINKFLENKDKRDIFLKFCKYIAEKIIRQNK